A single window of Archangium gephyra DNA harbors:
- a CDS encoding LysR family transcriptional regulator, which translates to MEFRQLQLFVAVAEELHFGRAAARVGMAQPPFSQQIRKLEAELGVELLTRTSRRVSLTSAGERLLDEARELLAKRREVITTVQRAARGETGTLRVGFAASSAFGVLPRIVLRFRSRFPEVSLELDDRERLDHGAALLAGELDLAIVRAPFRHDGVTVERLLRERFVLALPARHPRAREKVIALSSLASEPFILFPRRSAPGLHDTITTMCIGAGFSPRIHQEASSWPSVIGMVEAGLGLTIAPLSARALRPKGVVFRALRGASGWAELAVVFPGQRLSPAAAHFRAIAHEIGLTG; encoded by the coding sequence ATGGAATTTCGCCAGCTCCAGCTCTTCGTCGCCGTGGCGGAGGAGCTGCACTTCGGCCGGGCCGCCGCGCGGGTGGGAATGGCCCAGCCGCCGTTCAGTCAGCAGATCCGCAAGCTCGAGGCCGAGCTGGGAGTGGAGCTCCTCACCCGGACCAGCCGGCGCGTGTCCCTGACGTCCGCGGGTGAGCGCTTGCTGGACGAGGCCCGGGAGCTTCTGGCGAAACGCAGGGAGGTGATCACCACCGTTCAGAGGGCGGCTCGCGGAGAGACAGGGACACTGAGGGTCGGCTTCGCCGCGTCATCGGCCTTCGGGGTCCTGCCCCGGATCGTGCTCCGGTTCCGGTCACGGTTCCCGGAGGTGTCGCTCGAGCTCGACGATCGCGAGAGGTTGGATCATGGCGCCGCGCTCCTCGCGGGCGAGCTGGACTTGGCGATCGTACGGGCCCCGTTCCGGCATGACGGAGTGACCGTCGAACGGCTGCTCCGGGAACGCTTCGTGCTCGCACTCCCAGCGCGGCACCCCAGGGCGCGCGAGAAGGTCATCGCCCTGTCGTCGCTGGCGAGCGAGCCCTTCATCCTGTTCCCACGGCGCTCGGCGCCCGGACTGCATGACACGATCACGACCATGTGCATCGGCGCGGGCTTCTCTCCACGCATCCACCAGGAAGCCAGCTCCTGGCCCTCGGTCATCGGCATGGTGGAAGCGGGACTGGGGCTCACCATCGCACCGCTGTCGGCCAGGGCCCTTCGGCCGAAGGGGGTGGTCTTCAGGGCGCTGCGCGGCGCTTCCGGATGGGCGGAGCTGGCGGTCGTCTTTCCAGGCCAGCGGCTCTCGCCCGCCGCGGCGCACTTCCGCGCGATCGCCCACGAAATCGGGCTCACGGGATGA
- a CDS encoding M3 family metallopeptidase produces the protein MRKLLFASAGVAALVSAGCATTSQEAREAAPSSPPAQGAPVAQAAPAEAAPVQNPLLLKWTGPYGGVPPFDKVRVEQFKPALEAAMEEARRELAAIANNPDAPTFENTIAAMESAGKTLDDVETFYGIWGSTLSGPELQAIQREMAPKLAAFSDEITQNEKLFQRIEAVYQSPEKAKLTPEQQRLSWLRYTNFVRAGAKLDAGAKKRMAGINQRLASLYTSFSQNVLADEENYVVVLESEADLAGLPDSVRAGAAAAAEARGMKGKWAVTNTRSSMEPFLTYSARRDLREKVWRNYVNRGDNGDARDNNKIISEVLQLRAERAKLLGYATHAHWRLENTMAKTPERAMQLMEAVWTPAVARAREEVADMQAVANKEGAKLKIEPWDYRYYAEKVRKAKYDLDQNEVKPYLQLEKLREGMFWVAGELFGFSFTPVDNVPVYHPDVRVWEVKDKASGKHVGLWYFDPYARPGKRSGAWMNAYRNQERFKGEVSTIVSNNSNFVKGAPGEAVLISWSDAETLFHEFGHALHGLNSNVTYPTLSGTSVARDYVEFPSQLLEHWLSTPEVLNTYALHYQTGKPIPPALVAKIEKASTFNQGFDTVEYLSSALVDMKLHLAGSQQIDPDAFERDTLGTLGMPKEIVMRHRTPQFGHVFAGDGYSAGYYSYLWSDTLTADAFEAFTEGKGPYDKAVAERLRKNVFSVGNTVDPAEAYRSFRGKDAGIDALMRKRGFPVPGAAQKKPTK, from the coding sequence ATGCGTAAGCTTCTCTTCGCCAGCGCGGGCGTGGCCGCGCTCGTGTCCGCCGGGTGCGCGACGACCTCCCAGGAGGCCCGCGAGGCGGCTCCGTCCTCACCGCCCGCCCAGGGCGCCCCGGTGGCCCAGGCCGCCCCGGCCGAGGCCGCCCCGGTGCAAAACCCGCTGCTGCTCAAATGGACCGGCCCCTATGGCGGTGTCCCTCCGTTCGACAAGGTCCGGGTCGAGCAGTTCAAGCCCGCGCTCGAGGCCGCCATGGAGGAGGCCCGCCGGGAGCTCGCGGCCATCGCCAACAACCCGGACGCGCCCACCTTCGAGAACACCATCGCCGCGATGGAGTCCGCCGGGAAGACGCTCGACGACGTGGAGACGTTCTATGGCATCTGGGGCTCGACCCTGAGCGGGCCGGAGCTCCAGGCCATCCAGCGCGAGATGGCGCCCAAGCTCGCCGCCTTCAGCGATGAGATCACCCAGAACGAGAAGCTCTTCCAGCGCATCGAGGCCGTCTACCAGTCGCCCGAGAAGGCGAAGCTGACGCCCGAGCAGCAGCGCCTGTCGTGGCTGCGCTACACCAACTTCGTCCGCGCGGGCGCGAAGCTCGACGCCGGGGCGAAGAAGCGCATGGCCGGCATCAACCAGCGCCTCGCCTCGCTCTACACCAGCTTCAGCCAGAACGTGCTGGCGGACGAGGAGAACTATGTCGTCGTCCTCGAGTCGGAGGCGGACCTCGCCGGCCTGCCCGACTCCGTGCGCGCCGGTGCGGCCGCCGCGGCCGAGGCGCGTGGCATGAAGGGCAAGTGGGCCGTCACCAACACGCGCTCCTCCATGGAGCCGTTCCTGACGTACTCGGCCCGCCGCGACCTGCGCGAGAAGGTCTGGCGCAACTACGTCAACCGCGGGGACAACGGCGACGCCCGCGACAACAACAAGATCATCTCCGAGGTCCTCCAGCTGCGCGCCGAGCGCGCGAAGCTGCTGGGCTACGCGACGCACGCCCACTGGCGGCTCGAGAACACCATGGCGAAGACGCCCGAGCGCGCCATGCAGCTGATGGAGGCGGTGTGGACGCCCGCCGTCGCCCGTGCCCGCGAGGAGGTCGCCGACATGCAGGCGGTCGCCAACAAGGAAGGCGCGAAGCTGAAGATCGAGCCCTGGGACTACCGCTACTACGCGGAGAAGGTCCGCAAGGCGAAGTACGACCTGGACCAGAACGAGGTGAAGCCGTACCTCCAGCTGGAGAAGCTGCGCGAGGGCATGTTCTGGGTGGCGGGCGAGCTGTTCGGCTTCTCGTTCACGCCGGTGGACAACGTGCCCGTCTACCACCCGGATGTCCGCGTCTGGGAGGTGAAGGACAAGGCGAGCGGCAAGCACGTGGGTCTGTGGTACTTCGACCCGTACGCGCGGCCGGGGAAGCGCTCCGGGGCGTGGATGAACGCCTACCGCAACCAGGAGCGGTTCAAGGGCGAGGTCAGCACCATCGTCTCCAACAACTCCAACTTCGTGAAGGGCGCGCCGGGCGAGGCCGTGCTCATCAGCTGGAGCGACGCGGAGACGCTGTTCCACGAGTTCGGCCACGCCCTGCACGGCCTGAACTCCAACGTGACGTACCCCACGCTCTCGGGCACGTCGGTGGCCCGCGACTACGTGGAGTTCCCCTCGCAGCTGCTGGAGCACTGGCTCTCCACGCCCGAGGTGCTGAACACGTACGCGCTGCACTACCAGACGGGCAAGCCCATCCCTCCGGCGCTGGTGGCGAAGATCGAGAAGGCCTCCACCTTCAACCAGGGCTTCGACACGGTGGAGTACCTGTCGAGCGCGCTGGTGGACATGAAGCTGCACCTCGCGGGCAGCCAGCAGATCGACCCGGACGCGTTCGAGCGCGACACGCTGGGGACGCTCGGCATGCCCAAGGAGATCGTCATGCGGCACCGCACGCCGCAGTTCGGCCACGTGTTCGCGGGTGATGGGTACTCGGCGGGTTACTACAGCTACCTGTGGTCGGACACGCTCACGGCGGACGCCTTCGAGGCCTTCACCGAGGGCAAGGGCCCCTACGACAAGGCGGTGGCCGAGCGCCTGCGCAAGAACGTCTTCTCCGTGGGCAACACGGTGGACCCGGCCGAGGCCTACCGGAGCTTCCGCGGCAAGGACGCCGGCATCGACGCGCTGATGCGCAAGCGCGGCTTCCCCGTCCCGGGCGCGGCGCAGAAGAAGCCGACGAAGTGA
- a CDS encoding matrixin family metalloprotease: MTRSTIQLNNTYYTGAHYAKTVAIHEVGHSLGIHHHPNCNSIMYIDPTQCTAAITSCDAQAIAELYPY, encoded by the coding sequence ATGACCCGGAGCACCATCCAGCTGAACAACACGTACTACACGGGCGCGCACTACGCGAAGACCGTCGCGATCCACGAGGTCGGGCACTCCCTCGGCATCCATCACCACCCGAACTGCAACTCGATCATGTACATCGACCCCACCCAGTGCACGGCCGCCATCACGTCCTGCGACGCGCAGGCGATCGCGGAGCTCTATCCGTACTGA
- a CDS encoding DUF4403 family protein, translating to MPQSRFRPFPALLASLALVSCAGPRIESQTLQPPPPTANGGRPVSDPPPSRIVIHTTIFREGLLKKMAESLPRTGEGDAQLFAGQTLHYTWQREPLTIKFDRGRVVVGVPVHGRFNMLGEREMPITVTIAGEPVMTADFKALLQSTEVQVVAAGPVDAVNRALESKLKELIGKTLEEFRFDVRPLLSSAFARLARPIEIPVGGDQYACAELKVTSLEAAPTVLADGFEKDLGIVVMPSVTLPCTPVASLTRPASTDGGTPGTDAGLQTASPTAAPGGNTQFASYTPGATGADGGTPVPDAGTQTAVYTATAPSDGGTSADAGTPPPPATATQVAMPLLQNVSTLPSGPFKVVIPVAARYEELSKALEASMKGRLHFSESHPELYMENPQVYPSDDTVVIKMNLGGNASVGSYSVPMKGELFFAGHPHVIDNQISVPDLEITPGTASELLKLKFALDYQSIRDQARQALRVDISERLAAVKDKMSTEMSFSEDLGCVRGQVLRSEVTGIYPHPNFLRIYVQVDAQLGLYLPCKK from the coding sequence ATGCCTCAGTCGCGCTTCCGTCCGTTCCCCGCGCTCCTCGCGTCCCTGGCCCTCGTGTCCTGCGCCGGCCCGCGCATCGAGTCGCAGACCCTGCAGCCGCCCCCGCCCACCGCCAACGGTGGGCGCCCGGTGTCGGATCCGCCGCCCTCGCGCATCGTCATCCACACCACCATCTTCCGCGAGGGGCTCCTCAAGAAGATGGCCGAGAGCCTGCCGCGCACGGGCGAGGGCGATGCCCAGCTCTTCGCCGGCCAGACGCTCCACTACACCTGGCAGCGCGAGCCGCTGACGATCAAGTTCGACCGCGGCCGCGTGGTGGTGGGCGTCCCCGTCCATGGCCGCTTCAACATGCTCGGCGAGCGGGAGATGCCCATCACCGTCACCATCGCCGGCGAGCCCGTCATGACGGCGGACTTCAAGGCACTGCTGCAGTCCACCGAGGTGCAGGTGGTGGCCGCCGGCCCGGTGGACGCCGTCAACCGCGCCCTCGAGAGCAAGCTCAAGGAGCTCATCGGCAAGACGCTCGAGGAGTTCCGCTTCGACGTGCGCCCGCTGCTCTCCAGTGCCTTCGCCCGGCTCGCCCGCCCCATCGAGATTCCCGTGGGCGGGGACCAGTACGCCTGCGCCGAGCTGAAGGTGACGAGCCTGGAGGCCGCCCCCACCGTGCTCGCGGATGGCTTCGAGAAGGACCTCGGCATCGTCGTGATGCCCTCGGTGACGCTGCCCTGCACCCCGGTGGCCAGCCTCACCCGCCCCGCGAGCACCGACGGCGGCACTCCGGGCACCGACGCGGGACTCCAGACGGCCAGCCCCACGGCGGCTCCCGGTGGAAACACGCAGTTCGCCAGCTACACCCCGGGCGCCACGGGCGCGGATGGGGGGACTCCGGTCCCGGACGCGGGCACGCAGACTGCCGTGTACACCGCCACCGCTCCCAGCGACGGCGGGACCAGCGCGGACGCCGGCACGCCTCCGCCTCCGGCCACGGCCACGCAGGTGGCCATGCCCCTGCTGCAGAACGTCTCCACCCTGCCCTCCGGCCCCTTCAAGGTCGTCATCCCCGTGGCCGCCCGCTACGAGGAGCTGTCCAAGGCGCTCGAGGCCTCCATGAAGGGCCGCCTCCACTTCTCCGAGTCGCACCCGGAGCTGTACATGGAGAACCCCCAGGTCTACCCCTCGGATGACACGGTGGTCATCAAGATGAACCTCGGGGGCAACGCCAGCGTGGGCAGCTACTCCGTGCCCATGAAGGGCGAGCTCTTCTTCGCCGGCCATCCCCACGTCATCGACAACCAGATCTCCGTGCCCGACCTGGAGATCACCCCGGGCACGGCCAGCGAGCTGCTCAAGCTCAAGTTCGCCCTGGACTACCAGTCCATCCGCGATCAGGCCCGGCAGGCGCTGCGCGTGGACATCTCCGAGCGGCTCGCCGCGGTGAAGGACAAGATGTCCACCGAGATGAGCTTCTCGGAGGACCTCGGCTGCGTGCGCGGCCAGGTGCTCCGCTCCGAGGTGACGGGCATCTACCCCCACCCGAACTTCCTGCGCATCTACGTGCAGGTGGATGCCCAGCTCGGCCTGTACCTGCCCTGCAAGAAGTAG
- a CDS encoding DUF4157 domain-containing protein, producing MRELVRTPKADTRIVASAQLVDPPTSAYGQLMRSRDVIKKAKHTSGVPASVKRTVASPGQPLEPGVGHEMAAKFNFDFSQVRIHADGQADASALDIGAVAYAVGPHVVFSRGAYNSSTQEGRRLLAHELTHVMQQPRITSTEWALGAPHSRNEQEATRMAASSAAYGLSSRGEVAHHGTTVVQRTVLPAEPVSDPLPPVSEPAERVLNRVNELASRVSSPAYTSGTRQAVSQVVHHFTFGVLQLEGIHQRVRKHFGRSSVIPTRVYSYLKGPAPLRHPERLFRLMHTYLDAIEAELARNPSEAQYQEGNVLGLVRRWMEAHDRAYALEEMLEGPHDEPQPGDHPMPPPGGSTTRMA from the coding sequence ATGCGTGAGCTGGTACGTACCCCCAAAGCAGACACACGCATCGTAGCGAGCGCACAACTTGTCGATCCGCCCACGTCTGCTTACGGTCAATTGATGAGATCGCGCGATGTCATCAAAAAGGCAAAACATACGTCAGGCGTGCCAGCGTCGGTCAAGAGAACGGTCGCCTCTCCAGGGCAGCCGCTCGAGCCCGGCGTGGGTCATGAGATGGCGGCGAAGTTCAATTTCGACTTCTCCCAAGTGCGCATCCATGCGGACGGTCAAGCCGACGCTTCCGCGCTCGACATCGGTGCTGTGGCTTATGCGGTGGGACCGCACGTCGTGTTCAGCCGAGGCGCTTATAATTCCTCGACCCAGGAAGGCCGACGCCTGCTCGCGCATGAATTGACCCATGTCATGCAGCAACCACGGATCACGTCGACCGAGTGGGCACTCGGCGCTCCGCACTCACGCAACGAACAGGAGGCCACTCGCATGGCAGCCAGCAGTGCGGCCTACGGCCTGTCGTCTCGCGGGGAGGTTGCCCATCATGGAACCACGGTCGTGCAGCGCACCGTACTCCCCGCCGAGCCCGTCTCCGACCCGCTGCCGCCCGTGTCCGAACCCGCGGAGCGCGTGCTCAACAGAGTGAACGAACTCGCCAGCCGGGTGAGCTCGCCAGCCTACACCAGCGGAACCAGGCAGGCGGTCTCACAGGTCGTGCACCACTTCACCTTCGGTGTCCTCCAATTGGAAGGGATCCATCAGCGTGTGCGGAAGCATTTTGGCCGCTCCAGCGTGATACCCACCCGGGTCTACTCCTATCTGAAGGGTCCCGCACCGCTCCGTCATCCGGAGCGGCTCTTCCGTCTCATGCATACCTACCTCGACGCGATCGAGGCGGAGCTGGCACGGAATCCGTCGGAAGCCCAATACCAGGAAGGGAACGTTCTCGGCCTCGTGCGGCGCTGGATGGAAGCCCATGACCGGGCCTACGCTCTCGAAGAGATGCTGGAGGGGCCCCACGACGAGCCGCAACCGGGAGACCATCCGATGCCACCGCCGGGCGGATCCACGACGCGAATGGCGTGA
- a CDS encoding S9 family peptidase, whose product MRCFFLCLGILLASGEPAAAATPDARLQARLDLADRFVRLPELLRDSLPPPQWLRDGDQLVFWSGMEPDSGTWVLVNARTGAMKPLLPGAELRLQLSRLVGKTVQLPRWMDFAIAPDQRGIVFRFEGQPFGLSLSDGRVTALAPADRAALSLSRSNLLSPEGQSIAVQREGGFAVLGGDGRTQVERSGEENYDWQLPDKAWSPNGRFLMVWRNDLRGVHKIPIVDYTSALERVTLVPYVKTGTPLARSELYVVEPATGRVTRIPSSEGETYDWFAGWRPDGGEALILHLSRDGKRLELWAVEPSSGKRRRILREERLESFVGGLDFAVEGWARQVTPLPDNTGFLWMSERDGWRHVYLYDYAGRLVRQVTRGAFPVHRVAGVAPKGDAVFLLASADSTAPYEHLFYRGSLKGGALKRLSPGSGMHGITLSPSGGYYIDAWSSRVQPRIRDVASTDGATRFRLTTADASALAELGYKPPEALTVLAADGVTPLQGVLYKPRDFDPTRHYPVVVYIYAGPFIMVVPWNFIGNAMSLTANAISQMGFIVMMLDARGTPGRSKAFQDMNHGRVGQTEIPDHVAGLKQAAATRPWMDLERVGITGHSWGGYFALRGMLTAPQVFKAGYAGAPGALEEEAIINEPYLGLPSENPAGYQAGSNLSLAGNLQGALKLMHGTSDENASLSTTMRMADALIRAGKHFELLIMPGQPHSPQPAAARYYLDDINQFFVRNLGDPR is encoded by the coding sequence ATGCGATGCTTCTTCCTCTGCCTCGGCATCCTGCTCGCGTCCGGAGAGCCAGCCGCCGCCGCCACACCCGATGCTCGACTCCAGGCGAGGTTGGACCTGGCCGACCGGTTCGTCCGGCTCCCGGAGCTCCTTCGCGACAGCCTGCCCCCGCCCCAATGGCTACGCGACGGGGATCAGCTGGTCTTCTGGTCCGGAATGGAGCCGGACAGCGGAACCTGGGTGCTCGTCAATGCCCGGACGGGAGCCATGAAACCGCTGCTGCCTGGCGCCGAACTGCGGCTCCAGCTCTCGCGGCTGGTGGGGAAGACCGTTCAGCTGCCGCGGTGGATGGACTTCGCCATCGCACCGGACCAGCGGGGAATCGTCTTCCGATTCGAGGGACAGCCCTTTGGCCTGAGCTTGTCCGATGGCCGCGTCACCGCCCTGGCCCCGGCCGACCGGGCCGCCCTGAGTCTGTCCCGGAGCAACCTCCTCTCTCCCGAGGGCCAATCCATCGCGGTACAGCGTGAAGGCGGCTTCGCGGTGCTGGGCGGGGATGGACGCACGCAGGTGGAGCGCAGCGGCGAGGAGAACTACGACTGGCAGCTGCCCGACAAGGCCTGGTCTCCCAACGGGCGCTTCCTGATGGTCTGGCGCAACGACCTGCGCGGCGTCCACAAAATCCCCATCGTGGACTACACGAGTGCACTCGAGCGCGTGACCCTGGTTCCCTACGTCAAGACCGGAACCCCCCTGGCGCGCTCGGAGCTCTACGTGGTGGAGCCCGCAACGGGCCGCGTGACACGCATCCCCTCCTCCGAGGGAGAGACCTACGACTGGTTCGCCGGTTGGCGTCCCGATGGTGGCGAGGCGCTGATCCTCCACCTCTCCCGCGACGGCAAGCGGCTGGAGCTGTGGGCGGTGGAGCCGAGTTCCGGCAAGCGCCGGCGGATCCTGCGCGAGGAGCGGCTGGAGAGCTTCGTGGGGGGATTGGACTTCGCGGTGGAGGGCTGGGCGCGGCAGGTCACCCCCCTACCGGACAACACCGGCTTCCTGTGGATGTCCGAGCGCGACGGATGGCGGCACGTCTATCTGTATGACTATGCGGGCAGGCTCGTGCGGCAGGTCACGCGAGGCGCCTTCCCGGTGCATCGGGTGGCCGGTGTGGCCCCCAAGGGCGACGCGGTCTTCCTGCTGGCCTCCGCCGACAGCACCGCGCCCTACGAGCACCTGTTCTATCGGGGGAGCCTGAAGGGCGGCGCACTGAAGCGGCTGTCGCCGGGCTCCGGCATGCATGGAATCACCCTCTCCCCCTCGGGTGGCTACTACATCGATGCCTGGTCCTCGCGGGTGCAGCCGCGGATCCGGGACGTGGCTTCCACGGACGGCGCGACACGCTTTCGCCTCACCACGGCCGATGCCAGCGCTCTCGCGGAGCTGGGCTACAAGCCTCCCGAGGCGCTCACGGTCCTGGCCGCCGATGGCGTCACGCCTCTCCAGGGCGTGCTCTACAAGCCACGCGATTTCGATCCCACCCGGCACTATCCGGTCGTCGTGTACATCTATGCCGGACCGTTCATCATGGTGGTGCCCTGGAACTTCATCGGCAACGCCATGTCGCTCACCGCCAACGCCATCTCGCAGATGGGCTTCATCGTCATGATGCTCGATGCCCGGGGCACGCCGGGCCGGAGCAAGGCCTTCCAGGACATGAACCATGGCCGGGTGGGCCAGACCGAGATTCCCGACCACGTCGCCGGCTTGAAGCAGGCGGCGGCCACCCGTCCCTGGATGGACCTGGAGCGTGTGGGAATCACCGGCCACTCGTGGGGTGGCTACTTCGCCCTGCGCGGCATGCTGACAGCGCCCCAGGTCTTCAAGGCGGGCTACGCGGGGGCCCCAGGCGCGCTGGAGGAGGAAGCGATCATCAACGAGCCCTATCTCGGCCTCCCGAGCGAGAACCCCGCCGGCTATCAGGCCGGCTCCAACCTCTCCCTGGCCGGGAACCTCCAGGGAGCACTCAAGCTGATGCATGGCACCAGCGACGAGAACGCGTCTCTCTCGACAACCATGCGCATGGCCGACGCGCTGATCCGCGCGGGCAAGCACTTCGAGCTGCTCATCATGCCGGGGCAGCCCCATAGTCCCCAGCCGGCCGCGGCCCGCTACTATCTCGACGACATCAACCAGTTCTTCGTCCGGAACCTGGGAGATCCTCGGTGA
- a CDS encoding sensor histidine kinase — protein MKRTLPIWLALAACVALACGALAWLSLTTVRLERAEAKARADALVEERVRLALWRMDGRLARLIAQESTRAADLWAPFYVPLRAFDEAGAAREPSTTRIASTLLFGTPEGVRLHFTFTGAGPLGSPQVPGAAQEALTQATGVSPRQVAEYGTLLSELETKLDRRVLLALEPGVPSAEAVIAPPRGVIEFERRLSQALMNSAAFEPDEEELPLTTLGAHHRGVKVSPMVPVWMGDELLLVRRVERPRSEVELQGAWLDWPRIQTLLLQEVKDLLPGASLVRVEAGAGDLLERRLASLPVRLVPGPLQVEVGRGAPVAWSLGVAWGAVLLALVAVGFLLFGALSLSERRAAFVSAVTHELRTPLTTFRMYAEMLAEGMVTDEAQRQGYYETLHRESNRLAHLVENVLAYARLERKRAPREAEPVELGSLLRDSLQRCEERTREAGMQLVLELEESLEATRVLVEPSAAEQVLFNLVDNACKYARGAEDSRIHVRAERRGSRVAILVADHGPGVSRTDARHLFEPFSKSSERAAESAPGVGLGLALSRGLARAMGGELRFEQGRGPGAVFAFLLRAG, from the coding sequence ATGAAGCGGACGCTCCCCATCTGGCTGGCGCTGGCCGCGTGTGTCGCGCTCGCGTGTGGTGCCCTGGCGTGGTTGAGCCTCACCACGGTGCGGCTCGAGCGGGCGGAGGCGAAGGCGCGGGCGGATGCGCTCGTGGAGGAGCGCGTCCGGCTGGCGCTGTGGCGCATGGATGGCCGGCTGGCGAGGCTCATCGCCCAGGAGAGCACGCGGGCCGCGGACCTGTGGGCGCCGTTCTACGTGCCGCTGCGCGCGTTCGACGAGGCGGGGGCGGCGCGTGAGCCCTCGACGACGCGGATCGCCTCGACGCTGCTGTTCGGAACGCCCGAGGGCGTGCGGCTGCACTTCACGTTCACGGGCGCTGGCCCGTTGGGTTCTCCGCAGGTGCCCGGGGCAGCACAGGAGGCGCTCACCCAGGCCACGGGGGTCTCCCCCAGGCAGGTGGCGGAGTACGGCACGCTCCTGTCCGAGCTGGAGACGAAGCTGGACCGCCGGGTGTTGCTCGCGCTCGAACCGGGAGTGCCCTCCGCCGAGGCCGTCATCGCGCCCCCGCGGGGAGTCATCGAGTTCGAGCGCCGCCTGTCGCAGGCCCTCATGAATTCCGCGGCCTTCGAGCCCGACGAGGAGGAGCTTCCCCTCACGACGCTCGGCGCACATCACCGGGGGGTGAAGGTCTCTCCCATGGTGCCCGTGTGGATGGGAGACGAGCTCCTGCTGGTGCGACGGGTCGAGCGCCCTCGGAGCGAGGTGGAGCTGCAGGGCGCCTGGCTGGACTGGCCCCGAATCCAGACCCTCCTGCTGCAGGAGGTGAAGGACCTGCTGCCGGGGGCCTCGCTCGTCCGTGTGGAGGCCGGGGCGGGGGATCTGCTCGAACGCCGGCTGGCGTCGCTCCCGGTCCGGCTCGTTCCCGGGCCCCTCCAGGTCGAGGTGGGGCGGGGCGCTCCGGTGGCGTGGAGCCTGGGCGTGGCCTGGGGGGCCGTGCTGCTCGCGCTCGTGGCGGTGGGCTTCCTGTTGTTCGGCGCCCTGTCGTTGAGCGAGCGCCGCGCCGCCTTCGTGTCCGCCGTCACGCACGAGCTGCGCACGCCGCTCACGACGTTCCGGATGTACGCGGAGATGCTGGCCGAGGGCATGGTGACGGACGAGGCGCAGCGCCAGGGTTATTACGAGACGCTGCACCGCGAATCGAACCGGCTCGCCCACCTCGTGGAGAACGTGCTCGCGTACGCGCGGTTGGAGCGCAAGCGGGCGCCCCGGGAGGCGGAGCCGGTGGAGCTCGGCTCATTGCTGCGCGACAGCCTGCAGCGCTGCGAGGAGCGGACGCGGGAGGCGGGGATGCAGCTCGTCCTGGAGCTCGAGGAGTCGCTCGAGGCCACGCGGGTGCTCGTGGAGCCCTCCGCGGCGGAACAGGTGCTCTTCAACCTCGTCGACAACGCGTGCAAGTACGCACGGGGTGCCGAGGACTCGCGCATCCATGTCCGCGCGGAGCGGCGGGGCTCGCGGGTGGCCATCCTCGTGGCCGACCACGGCCCGGGGGTCTCGCGCACCGACGCGCGCCACCTCTTCGAGCCGTTCTCCAAGTCCTCCGAACGCGCGGCCGAGTCCGCTCCGGGCGTGGGATTGGGGCTCGCGCTGAGCCGCGGGCTCGCCCGGGCCATGGGCGGCGAGCTGCGCTTCGAGCAGGGGAGGGGCCCCGGCGCCGTGTTCGCGTTCCTGCTGCGCGCGGGGTGA
- a CDS encoding response regulator transcription factor, with the protein MPARRVLVVEDDAAIRRGVVDALRFQGYVPLEAGTFKDALASATRDSFELLLLDLVLPGGDGLEVLAEARKARPTLPVIILTARGQEDDRVKGLRLGADDYVVKPFSVKELLARVEAVLRRSAERPLDVEALRFEGGVVDLRKCELRFEDGATEPLSERELELLRYLGLNRERVVSRDELLQRVWRLPASLARTRTVDMHVARLRDKLRDDAESPRILLTVRGKGYRFAGGGPG; encoded by the coding sequence ATGCCCGCGCGACGTGTTCTCGTGGTGGAAGATGATGCGGCCATCCGCCGGGGCGTGGTGGACGCGCTCCGGTTCCAGGGCTACGTGCCGCTGGAGGCCGGGACGTTCAAGGACGCGCTCGCGAGCGCCACGCGGGACAGCTTCGAGCTGTTGCTGCTCGATCTGGTCCTCCCCGGGGGTGATGGCCTGGAGGTGCTCGCCGAGGCGCGCAAGGCCCGGCCCACGCTCCCGGTCATCATCCTCACCGCGCGGGGGCAGGAGGATGACCGGGTGAAGGGGCTGCGGCTGGGCGCGGACGACTACGTGGTGAAGCCGTTCAGCGTGAAGGAGCTGCTCGCGCGCGTGGAGGCGGTGCTGCGGCGAAGCGCCGAGCGGCCGTTGGATGTCGAGGCGCTCCGCTTCGAGGGCGGGGTGGTGGACCTGCGCAAGTGCGAGCTGCGCTTCGAGGACGGTGCGACGGAGCCGCTGTCCGAGCGGGAGCTGGAGCTGTTGCGTTACCTCGGGCTCAACCGGGAGCGGGTCGTGTCCCGGGACGAGCTGCTCCAGCGGGTGTGGCGGTTGCCGGCGAGCCTGGCGCGCACGAGGACGGTGGACATGCACGTGGCGCGGCTGCGCGACAAGCTGCGCGATGACGCGGAGTCGCCGCGCATCCTCCTGACGGTACGGGGCAAGGGGTACCGCTTCGCGGGCGGGGGGCCGGGATGA